The Malus domestica chromosome 10, GDT2T_hap1 nucleotide sequence GCAACTCCCAAAATGATATTCAGCTATTAGTTGTTTAATGTAGATTAACTTCGTTAAGACCTTTTCGAAATTTTCAGTATCCAGATAAACCGACAAGGCAACAGAAGAAGGATGTAAAGGAACTGGTatgctactctctctctctctctctctctctctctctccccatataaatataaatatacacagAAAATTTTATGCACTCTTACTTTCTTATTTCTTTTGGATGGAGTCTCATCAGAATTTTAAGTGAGTTATgcagagaaaaacaaaacgaaatttctttatatatttttgcAGATGATTTTGTTCGTAATACGCGGCCATGTTTAGTTCTGAAACTGATATTACACAATGTAGAAGAACTAGATTAGGCAGTCGGACCAACTCATTTTGATGGCGTTTACCATGCAGATGTCGATATTATCACGGATGTACCCCTGCAAGGAATGTGCAGATCACTTTCAAGAAATTCtgaggttcaaaatttcatCTTCGTTTCAACTTTGCTCATCATTTTGGTTTTAATCTAGTTCCTCGTAGTAGTTCTCAACTACGTCATAGGGTCATTCgctattaaataattaaatgtgATTCAAATGCTGCAGTCGTACGATGCCCCTCTGGTATAATTGTGAACTTATAGATGTATACGTGTTTGGCAGATCAAATCCTGTACAGGCTGGATCGCATGCTGAGTTCTCCCAGTGGCTGTGTCATGTGCATAATACAGTTAATAGAAGGTAAGTTCTGTAACTGTCCTGGTTTGTAATCACAGAAACCGGATAatgtttatattctagcaaATTTTATTCTTTTGAGATCTAATATGCGGAGTTGATGCAGCCTTAACAAACCGGTGTTCCCCTGTGAACGCGTTGATGCACGCTGGGGCAAGTTAGAGTGTGAACAGCGTGCTTGCGATCTACTAGGAATTACCGGAGATTTTGGCGACAATGCATTTTAAGTACTTTGTGGACTAGGGTTGAATGATTAGAGTGGATGGTATTATTGCACAAATCACTGATTGTAATCAACTTCCATATAAGGAATTTCATGAGTTGCAGATAAAATTCATATTTACAGGACCATTTACATCTTTTAAATCCTTTCATTATTAGCAAACATTGTCATGCTATTATCAAGCTATGCACAAAGAATCCAACAAAGCGAGATTAGTCCAACTTGATCTCGCTACATATCCTTACAGTTGATTATAAATAGCACAACGCATACTTTGCGGTTTTAGTAGTTATGCTCTGATGGATGTGACATCTTGTAAAAATGGAACTTAGTTTTAGATTGTGTCCCCTCGTGGGGAGATTGTGCAAGGAACTCAGATGATagattaaataaataacaaatgaGTCTTTCGGTTCAAAATAATTCACATCACAATTTCCTTACTTATGTTTTCGTCATTAAGTTGATATTATTTCGTCACCTCTATGGTTGAATTTTACCGTCAATTTAGTGATGGCCATCACATTGCCACCCTTAGCTGGAAGGCTAATTTGGTCGAGATGTGTCGGTTTGGTATAGCGAACGTCCTCATGAACTTTTGACAAATCGGTCAAAATTATGAGCTTTGCTTGATGAAACAATGGTCTAGAAAACCAGCCTTTCAACCAGATTCAAGGATCCTAACTTTCGAAAGTAAAGAATCCAAAGGCATATGGACAATATGTGAGAACCAACTATTTGAACATAACCTTACTCATGGTCATCACGGCAGTAATAAACATTGATAAGAACATATCTTTAAAAACACCTCATCCGAGACCATCTGCTCCTTCGAAAAATAACGAAACGACAGAAAAAAAACCTCCCACAAGATTAGTGTGACAATTTGACTTCCAGATCTAAACCCTCAGTTAGATTATGTGCCATGTTGGCTATTAAACCGTACGGAATGGCGGGGCCTCGACAAATCTCAGAATGTAGGCAGTTTCATATACAGGCCGCAGTCGTGGGATCAGTTGAGCATCTAAATATGCAACACAGGAAAAACACCAGACGGATAGGTCACTGCACGAAATGTAAACCTCGGCAACTTTGTAAAAATAACGCTAtaaaagtaaagaaaaagacttgcgGATGCCTTAGGAGAAGGCATTGGTAATTGTACCTATAGGCTATAGCTGAGAGCAAGACAACGATTTGCCCGCTGATAATGCTGAAGCATGTGCTTGTTCACGTAGCGGCTGCAGAGGACGTCCTTACAGCACAAACATAACCAGTTCTCATTGGGGTGCTGGCATCTAGTATAATACGAAAACTGTTCCCCCAGATTAAAGACGTTAGGTATGATTCAGGAATCAGGCGCTTGGACTTTTATCAATGTAAAGCATAAAGAATCAACAGAAGCATGCTACACATCTTTGTATTTCAACTATTTCAAGATTTTATTCCATGACAAAACTTTGAAATTTTCTTTCGTTTGAAGttcttttttttatcaatggcacTTGGAATAAACAAGCaaaaaacactttaagaaaAGAATGATCGCCTTCGAACTAGGCCGAGTTTCCTTTCTATCCCTATTACAACTAAGCAACGATGGTACAAAAGTTCAAATTGGTGATATGGTCTTCTGCGAAGTACACAAAATACATTCAATGTACTCTACGGATTGAGGGTAGGGTATTAGTACATCGATACATAATTTAAATGTGGGAATTTGTCCTTTAAAAAAGGAAATATTGAATGAATTGATCGTAAATTATAAGATTTTACGATTTTTGTCGCCTCTAAGGAAGATACTACAGTTCATTTAAACTAGTACACCATCATGCTGTAGATGAGGCACCTCGATCATCACACTTTCAATAATTAGCTACGAATACGGATGCAACTCCCCCTTGCTAACCGAAAAAAGAATGTAATTAAGATTCCTTGTGGGTAAGAATTTTATagtttttatcttatttttgcATATCTTACCAAGCTACCAGCCAAGGGGGATCGAACTCGGGACTTCGGGTGCAAGAGTATATGCTCTTTAAGTAAAAATATTAAGTGATCAGAAGCTGAATTAAGAACTGGGTAAACTTGGCACAAATCAATCaacaaacaattaaaaaaagaaaagatcaaatctcagagaagaaaaaaataggaACCTATTGCAGGCAGTATCAGGAGTGGGAATGTGAGCGAGATTAGAGGACAGGGAAGCAAGGTGATCGCATGATGCTCGGGCTTCGACCCAACCCGATTCAGCTCCATAaaacaattcttcctcattttctCTGTGAACAGATTCGCCTTTGTTTTCAAGCAGCCATATATTTATCTAGGGTTAATTACAGATTCGCCTTTGAACTTTTACAATATCATTTCGGATTTTGCTACATATGTTGATACCCCGATCACGAGAAGGTCCTTCGTAGGGGAACCAGATTAAGAGGGTTGTGAGAGGAGGGTGAGAGAAAAAATGGGTCAGGGTAACGCTCATGAAAGTTGTATGAGTTGGCTATGACTTAGGGCAAAGCTGCACACCTCATCAAACTATCTATTTGAGATTATTTTAGGACGGACGACCAATAGCTGACAATGTAAAACGTTTATACATGTTAAGGAGGAAGAGATATGAGTGATCAATTGTTATAgtcaagggaaattttatttaaacccatacaacctctttttacacccaactttaaaattttgaatattaattgtctattttaccctattacGTAATTACTATTaactacaaaatgaaattaataataaatctcaaatttatcaataaacccaaacactataattaaaccctacaATTGAAAGCTTTTCGGAAAATAAATGACTAAGAGTGCTGCATGGCATGATATGATTCTCGAGTCGAGGAATATGTGAATTGCCTTGCGATTAGTATCAGTACATCACTTTTGGGATTATCCCAGTCTGTTGCTTCATCTTTGGCATTTAAGTATCAAAGTTGTGTTCGAATGGAGATGGTAAAGTTGAGTTCTCTCGAGAAATTTTAAATGGTGTCAGAATTCACGTTCCATTGGGGCCATCACGGGATTTGCTGTTGCAATAGTTTTCACATGGAGGCTGCTTAGATCACGCAGTGGACCACAAAGAAGGCAACCAAAGCAGCAGGCACCTGCATGTTGTGAAAATTTCGTGGTGAAGTTATGGAACCTCTGGGTTTTACTTTTAGATGTTTCTATACTTCACGATTAAAACTGCTAAGCTTCAAATGTTCAATAATGGCTAATAATTGGTATATGATACCCTGTGAAATAATTTAA carries:
- the LOC103430148 gene encoding FAD-linked sulfhydryl oxidase ERV1: MCMKMSEHPFHALFQTFAKVSNSIQTQLSNLIAHSHEPSPTAQKRLLSSSSKVAGSSDNGSAQSQPKDILSTKMGKSVSPLTKEELGRSTWTFLHTLAAQYPDKPTRQQKKDVKELMSILSRMYPCKECADHFQEILRSNPVQAGSHAEFSQWLCHVHNTVNRSLNKPVFPCERVDARWGKLECEQRACDLLGITGDFGDNAF